The following nucleotide sequence is from Cloacibacillus sp..
CGCAAAGCCCTCTCGGGAAACCTCTGCCGCTGCACCGGTTATACGAAGATAGAAGAGGCGGTGCAGCTCGCCGCCGAAAGACTGGGCGGAGGGGCGAGATGATGGAGAGGAACTTTACCGTTGTCGGGCATCCGGTGGTGCGGCTCGAAGCGAAAGAAAAACTGACGGGGCGGGCAGTTTATACCGACGACATGACGCTGCCGGGCATGGTATATGCCGCTGTAGTCAGAAGCCCCTACGCGCGCACCGTCGTTAGCAGGATAGATCTGAGCTCCGCGGAGTCCGTACCGGGCTACGTGGGGGCGCTGCTGCCCGACGATGTGCCGGGCACATTATATAACTGCTCGGGCAACCCGCCCTCCGCGCTGCTCCTGAAGGATGAAAAGATCCTTACGAAGGAGCCGAAATGCGCGGGCGACAGGATACTCTGTATAGCGGCTGAGACACCCGAGGCCTGCCGCGAAGCCTGTGACAGGGTCGTGGTTGAATACCTGCCGCAGAGCCCGTTTTTTACGATAGACGAAGCTCTGAAAAAAGATGCCGAACCGCTTCAGCCGCACCTCTCGAAGGACAACGTCATCTGGGAGAGGGAGGTCAAAGAGGGCGACACCGGCGAAGGCTTTAAACAGTCGGATATCGTTATTGAGGGCAGTTTTTTTATTCCTCCGATGCAGCATACGGCGATCGAACCCACCGTATGTATCTGCGACTTCAGCGATGGGCGCGAGCTTACGATATGGAGTAATTCGCAGACCGTATTTCAGGAGCGGCGGATAATCAGCGAGCTTGTGGGCATCCCGGAAAGCCGGATACGCATAGTTAAACCGGCTGTCGGCGGCGGCTTCGGCGCGCGCCAGCAGCTCCATTCCCAGCCGGTGGCCGCGCTTCTGTCGCGGAAGCTCAAGCGTCCGGTCAAGATCGTCAACAACCGTGAAGAGGAGCTGACCTCCACCGTCGTGAGACACGGAGCCGCCGCCGGCGTGCGCCTTGGCGCTATGAACGACGGCAGCATGACGGTCTTCTACGCCGACTATAAACTGAATACCGGCCCCTACACGACGCACGGCCTGACCGTCCTCTGCGCCGGCGCGAGAAAATTTCAGTACGCCGTCCCGCACTACTTTTTTGACGGCAGATGCGTGCTCACCAACCATGCGACGGCGGGGGCGTTCAGGGGATACGGCAACATGCAGCTCGCCTTTGCGCGCGAGGTGATGATAGACCGGCTCGCGCTTAGGCTGGGTATCGACCCGGTGGAGCTGCGTCTCAAAAACCATGTGGCGGTCGGCGGCCATTTCCCCGGTTCGGAGCAGTCTGTCACAAGCTGTGAAATAAAAGAATGCGTGCGGCTCTGCCTTGAAAAACGCGAGGAGATAGACGCGGCCGAGGGCGTTACCGACGACGGCGAGATCACTCAGGCCTGGGGCGTGGCCTTTGCCTGCCACGGCTCCGGCCCTTCCTCTAAAGAGGGGCTGAGCTCCGCGGTCGTGAACGTCAACAGCGACGGCAGCGTCGAACTGCTTGTCGGCTCCGCGGATATCGGACAGGGCAGCGAGACGATGCTTTCGCAGATCGCCGCCGAGACGCTCGGCATTCCGCTTGCGGAGGTCTCGATAACGGCGGCTGATACAAAGATAACGCCCTACGATACGGAGACCTTCGGCAGCAGCCAGACCTTCATCTGCGGCACCGCGGTCCGCCGCGCCTGCCTCGACGTCTATGAATCGCTGAAAAAGCTGCTCTCGGAGCTCTCCGGCGAGATGGTGTCGCTCTGTGACCGGAGCTTTTTCATCGGAAAAGAAAAACTGGATTTCCGGGCGGCGGTGAAGCTGGCTATGTTCCACCAGCGGGGCGGCGTCATAATCGGCAGGGGATGCTACAAGGCCGACGCCTGTCCCAACCCGTTCTCCGTCTGCATGGTGAAGGCGGAGTACCACCGGAGCATAAACGCGGTGCGCCTGCTGCATCTCATCGAGGCGGTGGATGTGGGGACGCCGATCAACCCCCTGACGGTGGAGGGGCAGATCGAGGGCGGCGCGGCGCAGGGAGTCGGCTACACGCTGACGGAGCAGATTGAGATAAACAACATCGCGAAAAAGCCGCTCTCAACAGATCTGCTGCACTATAAGATACCGCTGGCCTCCGACCTGCCGCGTATCCACG
It contains:
- a CDS encoding molybdopterin cofactor-binding domain-containing protein; protein product: MMERNFTVVGHPVVRLEAKEKLTGRAVYTDDMTLPGMVYAAVVRSPYARTVVSRIDLSSAESVPGYVGALLPDDVPGTLYNCSGNPPSALLLKDEKILTKEPKCAGDRILCIAAETPEACREACDRVVVEYLPQSPFFTIDEALKKDAEPLQPHLSKDNVIWEREVKEGDTGEGFKQSDIVIEGSFFIPPMQHTAIEPTVCICDFSDGRELTIWSNSQTVFQERRIISELVGIPESRIRIVKPAVGGGFGARQQLHSQPVAALLSRKLKRPVKIVNNREEELTSTVVRHGAAAGVRLGAMNDGSMTVFYADYKLNTGPYTTHGLTVLCAGARKFQYAVPHYFFDGRCVLTNHATAGAFRGYGNMQLAFAREVMIDRLALRLGIDPVELRLKNHVAVGGHFPGSEQSVTSCEIKECVRLCLEKREEIDAAEGVTDDGEITQAWGVAFACHGSGPSSKEGLSSAVVNVNSDGSVELLVGSADIGQGSETMLSQIAAETLGIPLAEVSITAADTKITPYDTETFGSSQTFICGTAVRRACLDVYESLKKLLSELSGEMVSLCDRSFFIGKEKLDFRAAVKLAMFHQRGGVIIGRGCYKADACPNPFSVCMVKAEYHRSINAVRLLHLIEAVDVGTPINPLTVEGQIEGGAAQGVGYTLTEQIEINNIAKKPLSTDLLHYKIPLASDLPRIHALIADGYEPVGPCGAKSVGELSTVPIAPAIVNAVSRASGREINRLPLCEEFLVLPNVTE